The following coding sequences lie in one Arachis stenosperma cultivar V10309 chromosome 5, arast.V10309.gnm1.PFL2, whole genome shotgun sequence genomic window:
- the LOC130980785 gene encoding uncharacterized mitochondrial protein AtMg00860-like — protein sequence MTSVFSDLLEDCMEVFMDDFSVYGSSFDACLGNLARVLELCTNTNLVLNFEKCHFMVKQGIVLGHIVSKDGISVDPAKIDVILSLSYPSSVREIRSFLSHAGFYRRFIKNFSKVALPLSRLLQKDVEFHFDEDCKKAFDELKEALTTASIVRAPN from the coding sequence ATGACCAGTGTTTTCTCAGATCTTTTGGAGGATTgcatggaagttttcatggacgaTTTCAGCGTGTATGGTAGCTCCTTCGATGCTTGTCTAGGGAACTTAGCTAGGGTACTAGAACTATGTACCAATACTaaccttgtattaaattttgaaaaatgccactttatggtgaAGCAAGGTATAGTATTGGGTCATATTGTATCTAAAGACGGAATCTCCGTCGACCCAGCTAAGATTGATGTCATTTTGAGTCTATCTTACCCCTCCTCAGTGAGGGAGATCCGTTCCTTTCTTAGTCATGCAGGCTTTTACCGTCGGTTTATCAAGAATTTTAGCAAAGTTGCCTTACCCCTCTCCCGCCTACTTCAAAAGGATGTGGAATTTCATTTTGATGAGGATTGCAAAAAGGCTTTTGACGAGTTGAAGGAAGCATTGACCACAGCCTCTATTGTGCGAGCCCCGAATTAG